The stretch of DNA GAGCGGCTGCAGTTTCTGGCTGGCCAATACATCGACATCCACACCAAAACCGGCAATAAACGCAGCTTCTCGATTGCCAACGCGCCGCATCAGGAAGGCTATCTCGAATTGCACATCCGCCATGTGCCGGGCGGTGAGTTTTCTGGCTATGTGTGGGAGACGATGAAAGAGCGCGAGATTTTCCGCTTCACCGGCCCGCTGGGCAGCTTCTTTTTGCGCGAAGACTCAGATAAACCGATTATTTTCATCGCCACCGGCACCGGTTTTGCGCCAATCAAAGGCATTATCGAACACGCGCTGCACCACAACACGCAGCGCGAAATGGTGCTGTACTGGGGCTGCCGCTCGCTCGATGATTTGTACATGCCTGCTGTGCCATCGCAATGGCAGCAGCAATACCCCAATTTCACCTTTATTCCGGTGCTCTCCGAGCCTAAGCCGCAACACCAATGGCAAGGCCGCACCGGCTTGGTTCACGAGGCCGTCTTGGCCGATTTTGCCAATCTGGCGCACTACCAAGTCTACGCCTGCGGTGCACCCGTGATGGTTGAAGCGGCAGTGAAAGGCTGCATCGCCCAAGGGCTGCCAGCGGAAGAATTTTATTCAGACGCATTTTTTAGTAGTCATGCAACTAAATAAACGGTTTTTTGCTTGCGGAAAAATAAATATGGTGTAAAATGCGCAGCTCTTAGCCGATGTAGCTCAGTTGGTAGAGCACCTGACTTGTAATCAGGGGGTCGCGAGTTCGATTCCTGCCGTCGGCACCAAGAATATCAAAGGGTTAGCAAGCAATTGCTAACCCTTTGTCATTTGCGCAACGCACTCCCAACGCACTTCGCCGCAACACACCACCACAAACCCCAACACTTGCACCGATAAAGTTCATCCGCTGCCGCTGATTGAAATGCGCTTTGTTGCGACTTCGCGACAGCGTTTTTTATTGCCAGTTTTGGGCGGTTATTGGCATTTTTGCTGCCCCATCAAGCACTTGTAAGTGCGTCTATCCAATTGGTTTAATCCGAGAATCAGGAGTTTAGACGCTATGGCAAACATTCAACGACGTACCACTGCAAGTGGAGAAACACGTTATCAGGTCTGCATCCGCCTTAAAGGATTTGCACCTCAAACATCCACGTTTGATCGACTGACCGACGCCAAACGATGGGCGGCCAAAATTGAGACTGAAATGCGCGAGGGTCGCTTTTTCCAAGCTAATGCACGCCCTAAGCATAAGGTTTCTGATGCAATTGATCGCTATCAGCGAGAAATACTGCCGAACAAGAGTTCATCAACAATTCGGGATCAGTCGCAGCAACTGGAGTGGTGGCGTAAAGAAATAGGAACTCTGCATTTGCACGATTTAACGCCTGCGGTAATTGCAGGGTGCAAAACCAAGCTTGCAGCAACACCCATGCCGCCACGTGGTAAAGCCGTCAATATCGAACCTGTGTATCGCTCTGCAAGTACGGTCACCGCATATCTGCGCGTGATGTCACACCTATGCTCAACTGCGGAAAGAGAATGGGAGTGGCTAGAACGCAATCCTGTGATGGCCGTTAAAAAGCCTAAACTCAATAATGCACGCAGCCGTTTTCTGAGCGATGAAGAGCGCGCTCGCTTATTGCAAGAATGCAAAAACTTTCCTGATTTGTATTTGGCCGTAGTGTTGGCTCTTAGTACGGGAGCGCGCAAGAATGAAATTTGGGATTTGCGCTGGCATCAGATCGATCTGGATCGACAGTCCATCACCTTGCATCTGACCAAGAATAAAGAAATTCGTGTCGTACCTGTCGTGGGTGAGGCACTGGCGATCTTGCGAGAACGTCAGGCATTGCGCCCTCGTCCGAATGACCATCTTTTTCCCGGCAAGGTCGAAGGGAAATCCTTTGATTTTCGCAAGCAGTGGGAGCATTGCATCGCGGCTGCGCAATTGCACAATTTTCGCTACCACGACTTGCGCCACACTGCTGCCAGCTACTTAGCAATGAGTGGCGCAACCTTGCCTGAACTGGCGGAAATCCTAGGGCATAAGACATTGCAGATGGTGAAACGCTACGCCCACTTTACCCCTGACCACAAGAAAAGTGTGGTGGAGCGCATGGTTAGCGCATATTTGTAGCAAGGCTAGATATTCAGATTTATTTTTCGTAACTTCATGATTCTTTTGCGGAAAACATTTTCAGATTTGTTCGCCGATGCCTTTTTTCAAACCCTGCGATTAAATGCAGTTGTCGGCAGCGACAGTTACTTACC from Chitinibacter fontanus encodes:
- a CDS encoding CDP-6-deoxy-delta-3,4-glucoseen reductase; the protein is MSKQLIIEPSGQQLSVFDGETLLDAAMREGFNMPYGCKNGSCGACKGKVLSGEVAHGDHSPTVLTSEEIEKGMSLFCCATPVSDSVSIECREVAATKDIQIKTLPTRIEKIDKVSRDVAVLTLKLPSTERLQFLAGQYIDIHTKTGNKRSFSIANAPHQEGYLELHIRHVPGGEFSGYVWETMKEREIFRFTGPLGSFFLREDSDKPIIFIATGTGFAPIKGIIEHALHHNTQREMVLYWGCRSLDDLYMPAVPSQWQQQYPNFTFIPVLSEPKPQHQWQGRTGLVHEAVLADFANLAHYQVYACGAPVMVEAAVKGCIAQGLPAEEFYSDAFFSSHATK
- a CDS encoding tyrosine-type recombinase/integrase: MANIQRRTTASGETRYQVCIRLKGFAPQTSTFDRLTDAKRWAAKIETEMREGRFFQANARPKHKVSDAIDRYQREILPNKSSSTIRDQSQQLEWWRKEIGTLHLHDLTPAVIAGCKTKLAATPMPPRGKAVNIEPVYRSASTVTAYLRVMSHLCSTAEREWEWLERNPVMAVKKPKLNNARSRFLSDEERARLLQECKNFPDLYLAVVLALSTGARKNEIWDLRWHQIDLDRQSITLHLTKNKEIRVVPVVGEALAILRERQALRPRPNDHLFPGKVEGKSFDFRKQWEHCIAAAQLHNFRYHDLRHTAASYLAMSGATLPELAEILGHKTLQMVKRYAHFTPDHKKSVVERMVSAYL